From Candidatus Bathyarchaeota archaeon, one genomic window encodes:
- a CDS encoding YbaN family protein, with amino-acid sequence MSNDVPPSKIKKQRVVRALLLAAGTICVVLGAIGIFLPILPTTPFLLLAAACYLRSSERMHKWLLGNRWFGEYIKNYQAGRGIPMKTKIVAISVLWLAILFSMFFMVSEILIAQIVLFGIAVGVTVHLVRLPTFKKQL; translated from the coding sequence ATGAGTAACGATGTCCCTCCATCAAAAATTAAGAAGCAACGAGTAGTCAGGGCACTGTTACTTGCTGCAGGCACCATCTGTGTTGTGCTGGGTGCAATCGGCATCTTTTTGCCAATTCTGCCTACAACGCCGTTTCTTTTGCTCGCAGCCGCATGCTACCTCCGCAGTTCCGAGCGGATGCATAAATGGTTGCTGGGTAACCGATGGTTTGGCGAATACATCAAAAACTATCAAGCAGGCAGAGGTATACCGATGAAAACCAAGATTGTCGCCATAAGTGTGTTGTGGCTGGCTATTCTGTTTTCGATGTTTTTTATGGTTAGCGAGATTTTAATCGCGCAAATTGTACTGTTCGGTATCGCAGTGGGGGTTACTGTGCATTTAGTTAGGTTGCCCACGTTTAAGAAGCAACTTTAA
- a CDS encoding NDP-sugar synthase, translated as MSDNYAPLVGDNYSPDKIRVIIPVGGKATRLLPLTAETSKACLRLLNRPLVEFSLLSLASQGIRNFIFGVKGYTNYRDLTDYFESGYGVSAKYCIKPRIHIKYQPNVPDLGSADSARINMDYYELNNPIFAVQGDNIFDIKVKQLLDFHKEKEACLTIVLREVENVEGLGIADIGKDGCINKFVEKPAPKDAPSNLANTGLYVLSPEVRKIFQEDGVKKIIKEKNRLDFGYDFIPYVISTGRRVYGYTLKGSWFDVGTPKNYLEAMKNLLHGGFSTLNDFGGRLSQNEQIWVQGDSTDSEKRRQETICKIKQKKIEVEGAVLIGRHCQIEDGARIANSCIDNFTRIGKNVVIKNSAIMDRVIIGDNAEIYDSIIGRHVVVNSSCNKPTKISGVSVIADDVTLEEGCSLVTTKVYPHQQIRGEFQNQTIIAN; from the coding sequence GTGAGTGACAACTACGCCCCATTAGTAGGTGATAATTATTCCCCTGACAAAATCCGCGTCATCATCCCCGTCGGCGGAAAAGCCACAAGACTTTTGCCCTTAACCGCTGAGACCAGCAAAGCCTGCCTGCGCCTGCTAAATCGCCCACTGGTTGAATTTTCGCTTTTGTCTTTGGCAAGTCAGGGAATTAGGAACTTTATCTTCGGCGTAAAAGGCTACACCAACTACCGTGACCTCACAGACTACTTTGAATCGGGTTACGGCGTCTCCGCGAAATACTGCATAAAACCCCGCATACACATCAAATATCAACCCAACGTTCCAGACCTTGGAAGCGCTGATTCTGCCCGCATAAATATGGATTACTATGAACTCAACAACCCCATCTTTGCGGTACAGGGCGACAACATATTTGACATAAAAGTCAAACAACTCCTTGACTTCCATAAAGAAAAAGAAGCTTGCTTAACCATCGTGCTTCGTGAAGTAGAGAATGTGGAAGGTTTAGGAATAGCAGACATCGGCAAAGACGGATGCATAAACAAATTCGTCGAAAAACCAGCCCCAAAAGACGCACCAAGCAACCTCGCCAACACAGGGTTGTATGTTTTGTCGCCTGAGGTTCGAAAAATTTTCCAAGAAGACGGAGTAAAAAAGATAATCAAAGAAAAGAACCGCCTTGACTTCGGGTACGATTTTATCCCTTACGTTATCTCGACTGGTCGGCGAGTCTATGGTTACACGCTTAAAGGCAGCTGGTTTGATGTCGGCACCCCCAAAAACTACTTAGAAGCCATGAAAAACCTTTTGCACGGCGGCTTCTCAACGTTAAACGATTTCGGCGGCAGACTAAGTCAAAACGAACAGATATGGGTTCAGGGCGACAGTACAGACTCGGAGAAGCGACGCCAAGAAACCATCTGCAAAATTAAACAGAAAAAGATCGAGGTGGAAGGCGCGGTTCTGATTGGTCGACACTGCCAAATCGAAGATGGCGCTCGAATCGCCAACAGTTGCATCGACAACTTTACACGTATAGGCAAAAACGTTGTGATCAAGAACTCAGCTATAATGGATAGAGTAATCATCGGCGACAACGCGGAAATCTATGACAGCATCATAGGCAGACACGTGGTTGTGAATTCAAGCTGCAATAAACCCACTAAAATCAGCGGTGTAAGCGTAATAGCAGACGACGTTACCCTTGAAGAAGGCTGCTCACTTGTTACCACAAAAGTTTACCCACACCAGCAGATAAGAGGCGAATTCCAAAACCAAACAATAATCGCCAACTAA